A region from the Rosa rugosa chromosome 6, drRosRugo1.1, whole genome shotgun sequence genome encodes:
- the LOC133716585 gene encoding uncharacterized protein LOC133716585, whose product MVLISAGRKWREFKSHLTTRYILPYRDNLEMIESRPEDYLFINQRDWEIFVKDRLSDTFLELHEKQKKKRALNKYPHRMSRKGYAGLEEELSGCMSDSELDRATMWIKARQDKNGGFKDPLVEEKAKKIAALKKKEVEGELSTSGADDVLTLALGNPENTGVVRGVGGCVRKSTYFNLPKRQKQSVEQTVRLSVQKIMEQEREKILAEERAIWEERFRRLLEKVGASALQTESPKVSTLDKQVGSGQGSCSNLQEKNVVGTEKLISATVKKSLDLEHLQEPSKESLELKLPLQEPVKDVNPISGVELNATVKDVKNSQVVVDLEIQKGSIQAQTIGKECRLATGSIDNVVAIATITEVNGENNSQLIHGVPLGKGNRRVSIVTSLVDEAKLPFPIKDEIVTVRDAIGTYVAWPENLIIFQCESKTTAKSKGLKKRKRADEDDDEEEDIDTASLPPTTPASLIAEVSGSCIGIYIR is encoded by the exons ATGGTTTTAATCTCAGCAGGACGGAAATGGAGAGAATTCAAAAGTCATTTGACTACCCGCTACATTCTCCCTTATAGGGATAACCTTGAAATGATTGAGTCTCGTCCAGAGGACTATCTTTTCATTAATCAACGGGATTGGGAGATTTTTGTAAAGGATAGGTTGTCTGACACATTCCTG GAATTGCatgagaaacagaaaaaaaaaagggccttaAATAAGTATCCTCATCGGATGTCACGTAAAGGATACGCTGGATTGGAGGAAGAACTG tCTGGATGTATGAGTGACTCTGAACTTGATCGTGCAACGATGTGGATTAAGGCACGTCAGGACAAGAATGGTGGGTTTAAAGATCCTTTGGTAGAGGAGAAGGCCAAAAAAATT GCTGCTTTGAAGAAAAAGGAGGTTGAGGGAGAGTTAAGCACTTCGGGTGCAGATGATGTGTTAACCTTAGCATTAGGAAATCCTGAAAATACTGGAGTAGTAAGAGGAGTGGGAGGTTGTGTGAGGAAATCTACATATTTTAACCTCCCAAAACGTCAAAAGCAAAGTGTTGAACAGACTGTTAGGTTAAGTGTTCAGAAGATAATGGAACAAGAGAGGGAGAAGATATTAGCAGAAGAACGAGCAATTTGGGAGGAGAGATTTAGGAGGTTACTAGAGAAGGTTGGTGCGAGTGCTTTGCAAACTGAGTCCCCCAAAGTTTCCACCCTTGACAAGCAAGTGGGTTCTGGACAAGGAAGTTGTTCAAATTTGCAAGAGAAAAATGTTGTGGGAACTGAAAAACTGATTTCTGCCACTGTTAAGAAGTCTTTGGATTTAGAACATCTTCAGGAGCCATCAAAAGAATCTTTGGAATTAAAACTTCCTCTTCAGGAGCCAGTAAAAGATGTGAATCCCATTAGTGGAGTGGAGTTGAATGCTACTGTGAAAGATGTCAAAAATAGTCAGGTGGTTGTTGATCTGGAAATCCAGAAGGGTTCAATTCAG GCACAAACAATTGGGAAAGAGTGCCGATTGGCTACAGGTTCAATCGATAATGTTGTAGCAATTGCAACAATTACAGAAGTCAATGGTGAAAACAATAGCCAGCTTATCCATGGTGTTCCATTGGGCAAGGGAAACAGGCGTGTGTCAATTGTCACTTCTCTAGTGGATGAAGCTAAGCTTCCATTTCCGATTAAAGATGAAATAGTGACTGTTCGAGATGCTATCGGGACTTATGTGGCCTGGCCGGAAAACCTTATAATTTTTCAATGCGAGTCTAAG ACGACAGCAAAGAGTAAAGGattgaagaagagaaaaagggcagatgaagatgatgatgaagaggaagatATAGACACTGCATCACTGCCACCAACTACTCCTGCATCTCTTATTGCG GAAGTATCGGGCAGCTGCATAGGCATCTATATTCGGTAA
- the LOC133714647 gene encoding uncharacterized protein LOC133714647: MVDMVGFLDNTDVGAIGCGSPIERSRAIADRLKRAKRGQIILVPYNSGCHWMLTVLSPEEDIVYFMDPLKRRLCTGEWKNIVDNGIKIHNAQLKRQGRKATTWKNCAGIPEQKTDKDCGYYVMRYMKEIVEDKSLDFFTKWERRGKAAYTQEDIDVVRNEWAKFIVKTYM; encoded by the exons atggtaGATATGGTTGGATTTCTGGACAATACAGATGTTGGTGCCATTGGGTGTGGCAGTCCAATTGAGCGTTCCCGTGCTATCGCCGATAGGCTAAAACGAGCAAAGCGTGGTCAGATTATTTTGGTGCCATATAACTCTGG ATGTCATTGGATGCTGACTGTACTCAGTCCTGAAGAAGACATTGTCTACTTCATGGATCCATTAAAGAGGAGACTCTGCACAGGAGAGTGGAAGAATATTGTTGATAA TGGCATCAAAATACATAATGCTCAACTCAAGAGGCAAGGCAGAAAGGCAACTACTTGGAAAAACTGTGCG GGTATTCCGGAGCAAAAGACGGACAAAGACTGTGGATATTATGTAATGAGATATATGAAGGAAATAGTGGAAGATAAGAGCTTAGATTTTTTCACCAAG TGGGAGAGAAGAGGCAAAGCAGCATATACCCAGGAAGATATTGATGTGGTCAGAAATGAGTGGGCAAAGTTTATTGTGAAGACATATATGTAA
- the LOC133717292 gene encoding auxin-responsive protein SAUR36-like, producing MRKIRGIKLGKRLCRVTRWFFFRKPTTRPGYHRLSPPSSPPCKYKPIAKLLTWGRQLSTGAKSLCCGKPGSGYMQLGQNPVEQTKPVTVPKGHLAVYVGQKDGDFHRVLVPVIYFNHPLFGQLLKEAEQEYGFTHPGGITIPCPISDFESVKTRIAAGSGHRRLIWKRNS from the coding sequence ATGAGAAAGATCAGAGGAATCAAGCTCGGAAAACGACTCTGCCGGGTCACCCGATGGTTCTTCTTCCGAAAACCCACGACCCGACCCGGATACCACAGGCTGAGTCCGCCTTCATCTCCGCCGTGCAAGTACAAGCCGATTGCGAAGCTACTCACTTGGGGTCGCCAGCTGAGTACCGGAGCTAAATCTCTATGTTGCGGTAAACCCGGGTCGGGTTATATGCAGCTGGGTCAGAACCCCGTTGAGCAAACCAAGCCGGTGACGGTCCCCAAGGGACACCTGGCGGTCTACGTGGGTCAAAAAGACGGCGACTTTCACCGTGTTTTGGTGCCTGTGATTTACTTTAACCACCCACTCTTCGGTCAGCTTCTGAAAGAGGCCGAGCAAGAATACGGGTTCACCCACCCGGGTGGAATTACCATACCCTGTCCGATTTCGGACTTTGAGAGCGTCAAGACCCGTATCGCCGCCGGGTCGGGTCACCGCAGGCTGATCTGGAAACGCAACTCATGA